The genome window ttgatttaatttgatgaaagacaaaaaaatatatgattgatttaatttgatgaaCTATGTGAGTTAAAAATTACTAATGcgttttgtatttaataattagcttatatataataaattaaaatatatagtatGAGTTaggttgaattttaaaaaataaaatttactatcTAATTCATTCATGATTAGATCTTAATCAAATTGAGTTGAATTTGACCTAAACAATGTCATTGTGATATTGACTATTGCCTagcgttaatttttttttcaaattttttttactaattactaataataaaataattgggATTTTCTTACAAAAGTGATGCAGTTAAAGTGGAATAACTTAAATTTCAATGCGTGACGTGGGTTAAGGATATATCGTATCTAATATGTCTTTCTATTCacaaacaaaactaacattGTAATAATTCAGTAAGAATttaccaataataataaataatagataagGATAGATAAAAGGGTTTTTATTTGTCAGCATTTCAGTAAGTTCGAATTAGGCCTGTGACGTGGCCTGTCTTGTAATAGGACAAATTATTCATTTCCTTTCAAACTTTCatgttcatataaaaaaatgaaaatgcaaaagagAAGAAGCAAACTCGTTTGAGTGGTGACACGTACCCTTAAATAATACCTAGGACCCACATGGAAATCTTCTTTTGCCACCGTGAACTTGTCTGAGGAAAACGGTAACCTTTCCGAAAGAACATTATTCTTTGTTTCCTATAGTCTTAAGTATTAACGACACTGCTCTCAAACATTTGTTTATTCGTAGTCTCTGGCTTTAATTTGTTTGATGGAAAGGGTTAGAAGGACCAactcaaataattttcttaatggttttaagaaaaaataaaagcagtGTCAGTGTATCACTTTAGCGTAGGCCAATCCATGAAAGGGGTaacaatttcaataaataataattcactTTATAATTGGTTGAATTTTAATGAGAAAGGTTTTTGTGTGGACCCATACAAATGTTAGAGATCATTATGTTCGTTTAGGGTAACCCGCAAGAATCCATGGGCTGAGGGTGGAGGGAACCTCAGAACTCAGAACAATCGTGGCAGTGTGGCACTGTGCTTGCAATGCAAGTTTTGCCTGAGCTAATTTAATGCTTGGTCATTGATTTTTAcgaaattatttcattttgaatttgaatctttCACATTACTTTATGAGAAATATTATTTGTAGAATAATTCTTACAACAGTTTGTAATATCCCTCCGCATAGCTCTTTGGTAAAAcgaataaaaaatttctctaatctaaataaaattttcataaagtTCAAACCTATCTAAGAAcgtgattaattttaattttacataaatatgtAAGCCCAAACTAGCATAAATGTTAACATAAATTATTAGTCAAATAAACTTGTACCAACGAAGACATGCCGCAAGAAAAATCGATGAACTTCATCTTGAACTTCATCTAGGAGTATGACATTTAGCTAGAAAACTGAAATTCCCAGTTGTAAATTTGCGTTGCAGCCTCTTGGAAATTCATTGGATGGGTTAAAAGGTAGTGATGTAGATCCACGTTTGGTATTTCATCTGGTGGTGCCAAGTTTGCCTATGACAATATTCAGAAGATACAGGCTCTATCTACCAAGTATGTTCACcctttgtcaatttttttatgtacacTGTCCTTTCTGGCAtctaattcacaaaaaaaaaatgttacaacgTGAGTATTTTCTTGAATTTATGCTTGAAACTGATTttgttgagatttttttttaagggatGGGCGTATTAAACTATTTGGAAAGGATAATGCCCAAGTCCTACTTGAATCTAAAGAGCCCGTGCCTAGCAAGTTTTTACAGGTTATATTTTCTTGCTTTTTTCCTCACCAATTTTGCTCGTTGATTTCCTAGATGTCgtgaaaaatgttatttttctatgaaattaacaataacaataCTCAATGTACttaatatatgcatgcagttCATTCAGAACCAGGGCATCCTTATAAATGTTACTGTCAATAACCATATTGAGGCTAGTGTATCTATGGActtgcttatatttgttatgTATTTCAAGTTGCCACTGCATTTCATTACTAGGTAGTATAGGTAGAGTTCCACTATTAAGATTTAACCATGtcaatattttattcaaatcatgTTCAGGCACAGGTTATTCAGAAAATTCATTGCCCTAAAGATATTTCACATTTAGGTTTGGGACATAGACAAGAAACTGTTGCCAGACGTGTACATTGTTAAGGAAGAAATCACTTGTTTCTCAGTCATACAACATAGCCTTTTTATGTAAGTTTTTCAGCTTACTTGGAAATAAGctatcaataaattaaattatgaggACGCACAAAAGTTATGAGCTTGTATGTGCATTGGCAGGTATATTGGATTTTCTAATGGCAATATGTCAGTTTTGATGCTTGATCAAGAACCATGGCATGTGGTACTGATGAAATACACCATACCATGGCCTGTCAGTTTTGATGCTTGATCAATACTTTGCTTAAATcattaaaagatatatatgttGACTTGTTCTTGGTTGAATATTTCCGTATCTGTATTTTTCTTtgatagtttttctttttctgggaAAGAAAGCCTGAATTCAAGTTCACCTATTACAACATACATGAATTTGAGATTTTTGGATGGTTTAATTTGTACTGAATTGGTTTGATGAACTTGAGCTAGGTTTAATTTGGAAATTTAAATACCTACAAGCAATTTGTATTATATGAAGCAGGTAGTGTTGTTGAACGAGCATACAGAATCTCGCACAATTAAGATGGAGCATCATTTGTCAGAAGGTTGTATTGACATGGAGATCATATCAACCTCAAGCAAGCATAgacaaaattatttcattttgcttGGGAAATCAGGCCATGTATATCAATATGATGATAATTTGATTGAAAGGTATCCACTGCAAAACCAGTCTAAGTCCACTCCTTCACTGCCAAAGGAAGTGGTTGTGAAGTTACCACTGGCAGATTCAAGCATCACTACAGCAAAATTCATCTCCAACAATCCCAATTTGTTTACTTCTGAAGATGAGGTACTGTGGTTGTGAAACTGTTCTTTTACTGtaccatatttttattattttgataatctAATTCATTATCCACCGTTTATTCCCATTGAAACAAATCTCAAAGATGGGATTAACTTCAGTTCTTCCAATTTCGCTGTattttcaaacattaaaaaattgtacATAACTGGACACAGCAATGGAGCCATAAATTTTTGGGATGCATCATGTCCCTTTTTCACCCCAGTTTTGCAATTAAAGCAACAGGtaataattttatccaaaaatatTAGCTTGTATCCAATATTAGTTTTAGTCTTTGAGTTCGAGTGGTAAGACAATATTGGTTTGTGCTCAAATATTAACAATGTTATGTTCCAATAAGAGTATATGTTTCAGTTTCAGAAAGGAAGCTGCCTTCATGTGTAAACATACTAGTCAACTCATATGCCTAGATGATAAAAGAATCTTGATTGTACTCGCTAACGAAAGCAATTTGATTTATTGAAGTCTAATTGAAAATAGTAATAGATTGATAGAAGTACCTACTTAAAACAAAATAGGATTCGACTTTTTGAATACTCCAATATGTTGTAGTCTTGAGacattattagttttttagttCATTTCTTGGAGTATTAAAGTCaactcattttctttcttatgtATTTGACAACTGCTGTAGGAATCAtttactttctctttaacacgtATTTATTTGTTTCCTTCATCTTAAAGCAAATGATTTTTCTTAAGTGGTATACCCTTGACCGAATTATTTTTGATAGCAACACTCCACTCCTTGTTTCTGGAGACCAAAGTGGAACGGTGAGTTTCATTCAATTATGAATTTTGTGAAATgtgatattttcctttttctactCTAGTCACCcatgattattttataatacgTATGATATAAACATGACCTTCAGGTTCGTATCTATAGATTCAAACCTGAACCATATGCCTCCAACAGCTTCATGCCTATTACTTATTGTGTGGCCTGTGACTTTATAACTTTAAGATCCATTGGAGATTACCAAGGATCCATTGAACACATTAGcagtaaaataaaaagagagcaTATTGTGTCACTGCTTTAAGCAACTCGCTAGTAGATTTATGTAATACTTGGGAAACACGGGATTTCCATTCTATCCCTGATGCTGATCATATATTTGGGTGATAATTACTTATCATATTGTTGCTTGAATGATTATCAGATAGTGTGAAACTTGCTATTTtagaccttttttttatttgattgtgaTACGTATTGTATCAAATGATGCTGCAAAAAGAAGAATAGCAGAAAGAGACAGATAGAGAAATGAGAGCAAGCTCTCCCAAGTCAGAGAATAATCTCTAGACTCCCAATTTCATTCCAAAATATCTATACCCATAACAGACAGCACTCATCTCCATATAACAGACTCCCGCTAACCCACACTCACATCTCTAACTAACTTAGGACACAATTGCCCTTTTGAGATTGTGAGtgtaataaaacttaaaaggcTTAATCTGTTGGGGTGGGTTCCTATCAGAGTGTATAGCTGTTTAATATATTCACTGTGCTAATTTGTGTGATTTTGTACTATTTTGTTACAAGTTTCAGTTATTAACATAGATGGTCCATCTTTGTTGTATCGGAAAAATATTGCAATTGAAATTTCCACCGGTATCGTCTCTTTGCAGTTCAAAACCTGCAGTTTACATGGTtttgagaaaacattttagTTGTTGGAACGACTCGTCTGTTCTAGTACTAGATGGTGAAACTGGAAACTCATCAAGCATTGAAATTATTCATCCTAAGAAGCCCTCTAAAGCTATATTTAAGCAGGTGTTGGGTTAGAGTTTGCATAGTCGAAACAATGATCAGTTTCCGAAATGCATCGATTTAAGTTATCAATGATCTAAATGCTTATTATGTTTAGAATTCAGATTCCAATGCGACTTTTCTATTGCAGTGAAAGATCTGATTGAAAAGTGTAAGACTTTCTATAATGTTATACAGATGGACAAGGAGAATGAATCACAGGATCAGTTACAAAAGATGACTCTCAGAGTTGAAAGAAGGGATTCGTATTGAAGATGCAACAGCAAAGCAGTTATTTTGCTGTGTTCTTTGTATGTATACTCTTTTGCACATGCTTTACAGATAATGTGTTCTTTACTTCTGTGCTTACTCATGAGTCATGAATGACTAGAATATTAGCTGATGCTTGCGGTTACTCATTCTCATGTTTCAGGGTGTTAAAAAGATGTTTTACAAAAACAAGTTTCATTCCTCTTCCTGTTGCTGGGCATCAACACTTTACAACCTCTCTGATATTAGTCTCATACTCCTTTTCACCAGTGGAAAAATAGAATTAAGGTGGTTGTTTTTTTAAGTCTGCACATACTTTTTTGAAGAATTGATGGGTATATAACATGGGAGAAGATTTGACAACAATTGGTGTTAAAATTCAATCCCCATTTTGAggatattttttcaataagGAAAATGCTTCAACCGATCCTTACTCCCACCAAGTGGGTTTCTAGCACATTTTATGCTGAATCTTGAATCATATATTCAAGAGGCTTCATGTATTCTAAATCCTTCTTAATAGTCTCCCTTCATGTCAACTTCAtggaacatttttttaataatttaacaagaCATCTGTAACAATGTTAGGTCTTTGCCAGAGTTGTCTCTGATAGAGGAGACATCAATTAGAGTTTCACTTATTCACCTCCAAAATTGAAGTCATTTTCTCATAGCCAGATATGTTGTTCATCCAAAGAAGATCTTTGTTTTGGTatgcttttatctttcactaGTATAACaggtttttaaacaaatttatgaCATCAAATTAACTCAACGTCAGTGTACAGGTGAATTGTAATCAAGAAATTTTTGTTGTCTCAGGGAAAGATATTTACAGCCTGTTATCTTCTTTACTACCATTTTCGCTCAAAACTGGTAAAATGTTAGTCTCATTATACGTAATGCTTGACTTTGTTTTAGACTTTTGGACTCTGTTAGCTGCATCTACAGGAAGGAAAGGGATGCCATCACAAGAAGAGCTTGTTCGTGGCCCTGTAATCcataaggaaaagaaaaaggtaaactGTAACATTTTAATAACTTATACAACTATATCCACTATCCTTTATGACTGAAGGTATTTGGTACTGGTTTCAGGCATTCCAGGGTCTATTCAGCTCCGTCATCAAAGATTTTACTAGCAGTAAAGAAAAGCATGTGCCCCTTATGGAAAAAGAAGATCCCAAAGAAAGTATATGGAAACTCTCAGCAGTATTCTCACATGCAAACTTTGTATGTAATGATAATGTTGATAAGCTGACAATGGATGAAAATCAGCTTGAATTAAACATAGGTAAAACAATGCCTCAGATATGTGCTACTGAACAACATTTGCATAAAACTTTTGGCCAAGAAAGATGAAATATGTCTTTTGTGTCAATGAATTCATGCAGTCTGTTTTTATTGATGAGATGACTCTCTGCTAGTCAGAAAGCACATATATTATAAACAGGACTAAATTACAGTGGTAGATTAATTTGTTTCCTAAGGAAGTTCCTAtagtatattttctaaaatacgGATCCTTGAATTTGAGGTGTTCTCTTTTCCTCCCGTATAGATGACATTGGCCCAGAGGATCATGGAGAAAAACGCAAAGAACAAACCATATTGGGATTCCTTAATAAGAATAAATTGCCCGGCACATTTCAGTCTTTGAAAGGTTTGTTGTGACAACGagttcaattttataaaaattgattttcctTATGTTTCATCATTTGACCTAAGAAATAAGCACTTGAAGTCTAGAACTACTGTGCATGGGATGAAACATGAGCTACACTAGAGGATTTATAGAGGTCAGAATTTCATGATCGCCTGTGTGTTGTCATTTGATTCGTGGCAAAATACAAAGGTCAGTCTAGAACAAACTCTGTTGCGTAAATGACCGAGATGATGCTTAATGAGTTTATATCGATCCATTATGGAAAGATGAAACTGTAACACCTCAATATGCTTTAACATGTCAAGGTATGTTAATATAATTCAAGCATATGTTTTATACTTTTTTGGAAGAATACCAACTTAAGTGGAGGATATTCTTACCAAAAGTAGAAGATAAACTGAGGGGAGGAGCACAAATGCCAGCTTGATTCTTTTCTACTATACTAATTTGtattcccaatttttttttatgaacactACGTTACTATAACTAAAACTCTGGCAACTAAAAGTGCATCCGTTGAATTTAGCAAACTACACTGTGTGATTGAATTACAGGTTTTCTTAATTGCTAGCTAATTTAATTGAGCATCCAATATACAGGaagattgaaagagatgaaggGAAACAACCAAAAAACATCAGATAAGGAAAGGCAACAGGATGAAAAAGATGGCGCGCTGGATCAAATTAAGAAGAAATATggattttcttcttcctcctatGTAAGAATATATCTATCATATGCATTCTCATCATGCTTGACTTTTCTACCGCATAACAGTTCACAAGCATGGCATTATATGTGCTTATTTACAAGTGAAAGTTGTTGCCTAGGCCCTATTGCTAATTTCTAATTTAGAGGTGTCAAGTTTATCTGTTAATGCAAAAAATAGTTTGCGATCAAGATTGATCATTACGAAGAATCTTTAATCTAAGATTTATTACCTACCCATTAGATATTTTAATCAGTTGTATTTTGTGTTAGcgttcttttttattcttgtgcGAAGAAAGTAGCATGCTAAACGttgtaaaaatttcaaaattgtctcaagtttaattttgaATGAGGTAGCAACACTTGAGAGACAATCTTTCAAATAATTCTTCTATGATACCTTCGTTTGGAACTTTGGGACTATCTGtagttattaacttattatgaacATCGTTTGATACTGCATGCTTAATGATTttatcaatgattttttttcaatctttaaaGCTATGTAATCATCAAAATTATAGGACCTATAGACATATGACATTCTTAGTTtcacagaaaagaaaataaaaagatacc of Glycine soja cultivar W05 chromosome 1, ASM419377v2, whole genome shotgun sequence contains these proteins:
- the LOC114419202 gene encoding uncharacterized protein LOC114419202 isoform X1, which codes for MLVSLYVMLDFVLDFWTLLAASTGRKGMPSQEELVRGPVIHKEKKKAFQGLFSSVIKDFTSSKEKHVPLMEKEDPKESIWKLSAVFSHANFVCNDNVDKLTMDENQLELNIDDIGPEDHGEKRKEQTILGFLNKNKLPGTFQSLKGLL